In Puntigrus tetrazona isolate hp1 chromosome 24, ASM1883169v1, whole genome shotgun sequence, a genomic segment contains:
- the nog2 gene encoding noggin-2, protein MGSIARALPPPLLLLLLLCAQGAAAQHFLRLRPSPSEHLPVPDLKEIPDPEQDPHEQDLSEKTLRKKIGSNFDPSFMSIHLPTQLNASAPPELPRLPMPADLKKLNLTETPYGRRVKVGKKARRKFLQWLWMYTHCPVLYTWKDLGARFWPRYIKEGNCFSERSCSFPEGMSCKPVKSVTKTLLRWYCQGFLRQKFCTWILVQYPIISECKCSC, encoded by the coding sequence ATGGGCAGCATCGCCCGCGCGTTGCCGCCGCCGCTGTTGCTGCTCCTGCTCCTGTGCGCGCAAGGCGCCGCGGCCCAGCACTTTCTGCGCCTGAGGCCCTCGCCCAGCGAGCATCTGCCGGTCCCCGACCTCAAAGAGATCCCCGATCCGGAGCAGGACCCGCACGAGCAGGACCTCTCGGAGAAGACGCTGCGCAAGAAGATAGGCAGCAACTTCGACCCCAGCTTCATGTCCATCCACCTGCCCACGCAGCTGAATGCCAGCGCGCCGCCGGAGCTGCCGCGCCTGCCCATGCCCGCCGACCTTAAGAAGCTCAACCTGACGGAGACGCCCTACGGCAGGCGCGTCAAGGTGGGGAAGAAGGCGCGGCGGAAGTTCCTGCAGTGGCTGTGGATGTACACGCACTGTCCGGTGCTGTACACCTGGAAGGACCTGGGCGCGCGCTTCTGGCCGCGCTACATCAAGGAGGGCAACTGCTTCAGCGAGCGCTCCTGCTCCTTCCCGGAGGGCATGTCCTGCAAGCCGGTCAAGTCGGTGACCAAGACCCTCCTGCGGTGGTACTGCCAGGGCTTCCTGCGGCAGAAGTTCTGCACGTGGATATTGGTGCAGTACCCCATCATCTCCGAGTGCAAGTGCTCCTgctga